TCTTATAAGCCTGTTCCAACCCAAGAGTTTGCCGTTGAAGTGTCGGATGCCAACAATGATAGCTTTAGCAAGGTGTATGGAGCAGGTGCCGCTTCGCAGGAAGAAAACAGCGTTCGCCCATTGACCTCATCACGAAATCCACTGACTTACATTGCAAACTGGAACGGAAGCTTTGCTGATGGCATGATCAATACGCGCTGGTCGTGGGGTATTCAGACGCAGGCTCGCCACAAATACAGCCGTATGCTTATACTTGGTCAGCAGTTGAATCTCGATAAGTTCCAGTGGTATGTAGACTACATGGGGGCATGGGATGGCTTGGACCGCCTTGGAATAGCTACATCCGATTTGGGCTTGAATGGCGGAGGTCACAACCTTTATGCAAGCGATGTTCACTACAATAGTTTCATTACTAAAGTCAATTGGCAGTTTGCTCCACATTGGAACTTGATGCTCAAGGGTATGTATGAGACGGCAAGTGTCAGTAAGTTGGAGCGTGGGAAGAACTATCGCAAGAGTTTCGGCTACATGAGTAGTATGGAATATTATCCACTGAAAGATCAGGATTTCCGCGTATTCTTAGCTTATGTGGGTCGCAAATACGACTTCAGTGAGAAGTCGGGACTGAAGGATTACAACACCAACCGTATTGAGTTGGGCTTCATGTATAGGATAAAGGCGTTCTAAACACCTGCCCTCTCCCCCTCAAAAAGTCTCCCCCTGGCCCCTCCGAAAGGAGGGAGGCCGAACAAACGGAGGCTTTTTGGGGGAATAAAACGAAAGAGTAAATATATTAATAATTGTGAGATTGAGACACTGTTCATTAAAAATAATTCCTCATTCAACATTCCACACTCCACATTAATCATTAGACTTTTGGAGACCATTCAACACTTCTCGTTCCACATTCCACATTAAGATAACTTCTCATTCACCATTCAATATTTCAAATTATACAATTATGTCAGAAGAAAAATTCAGAATAGAGTCCGACCTTTTAGGCGAACTTAAAGTGCCGATTAACGCATATTATGGCGTACAGACACAGCGGGGTATCAATAACTATCACATTTCACGCAAAAAGATGCGTGACTATCCCGACTATGTCGTAGCTATTGCCTATGTAAAATTAGCTGCCGTGCAGACCAATCACACGCTTGGTGTCATCAATGACGAGATTGCCGGCGCTATCAG
The nucleotide sequence above comes from Segatella oris. Encoded proteins:
- a CDS encoding porin, with amino-acid sequence MNKTLLTCALLTASLTAGAQNGANIGMGGSEGNYASLAEKVAKIEKKNDAFNVYFNYAASFQAERNSLVDEWHTGFANKQLRLEIKGNIGDHLFYRLRHRLNKTNEARTQDNFSKATDIMMAGWKFNDKWSVQAGKMCQIWGGFEFDENPMYIYQYSDMVDNMDNFMAGVVVSYKPVPTQEFAVEVSDANNDSFSKVYGAGAASQEENSVRPLTSSRNPLTYIANWNGSFADGMINTRWSWGIQTQARHKYSRMLILGQQLNLDKFQWYVDYMGAWDGLDRLGIATSDLGLNGGGHNLYASDVHYNSFITKVNWQFAPHWNLMLKGMYETASVSKLERGKNYRKSFGYMSSMEYYPLKDQDFRVFLAYVGRKYDFSEKSGLKDYNTNRIELGFMYRIKAF